Proteins encoded within one genomic window of Triticum aestivum cultivar Chinese Spring chromosome 2D, IWGSC CS RefSeq v2.1, whole genome shotgun sequence:
- the LOC123050072 gene encoding uncharacterized protein isoform X1, producing the protein MNGQVCFRQRDNNSSSSKHIFSPSDQQSDWSIWKGRVGWARVAEVGCGASPSPSMTQFGIAARFNATSSAVSEAAAANAASGVVHTVPQTEPVVSAEWLHANLRDPNVRVLDASWSEDDGEFLIPIEFILCRFLRHDLDCHSHVQVQ; encoded by the exons ATGAATGGCCAAGTGTGTTTCAG GCAGCGCGACAACAATTCTTCTTCCTCAAAGCATATATTTTCTCCAAGCGATCAACAAAGTGATTGGTCCATTTGGAAG GGCAGGGTCGGATGGGCGCGCGTGGCGGAGGTCGGGTGCGgggcgtcgccgtcgccgtcgatgACGCAGTTCGGGATCGCCGCGCGCTTCAACGCCACGTCGTCGGCCGTCTCggaagccgccgccgccaacgctgcGTCGGGCGTCGTCCACACGGTGCCGCAGACCGAGCCTGTTGTGTCCGCCGAGTGGCTGCACGCCAACCTGAGGGACCCCAATGTGAGG GTACTTGATGCCTCTTGGTCAGAAGATGATGGCGAGTTCCTCATTCCAATTGAGTTTATATTGTGTAGGTTTCTTCGTCATGATCTGGATTGCCACAGTCATGTTCAAGTCCAATGA
- the LOC123050072 gene encoding uncharacterized protein isoform X2, producing the protein MNGQVCFRQRDNNSSSSKHIFSPSDQQSDWSIWKGRVGWARVAEVGCGASPSPSMTQFGIAARFNATSSAVSEAAAANAASGVVHTVPQTEPVVSAEWLHANLRDPNVLDASWSEDDGEFLIPIEFILCRFLRHDLDCHSHVQVQ; encoded by the exons ATGAATGGCCAAGTGTGTTTCAG GCAGCGCGACAACAATTCTTCTTCCTCAAAGCATATATTTTCTCCAAGCGATCAACAAAGTGATTGGTCCATTTGGAAG GGCAGGGTCGGATGGGCGCGCGTGGCGGAGGTCGGGTGCGgggcgtcgccgtcgccgtcgatgACGCAGTTCGGGATCGCCGCGCGCTTCAACGCCACGTCGTCGGCCGTCTCggaagccgccgccgccaacgctgcGTCGGGCGTCGTCCACACGGTGCCGCAGACCGAGCCTGTTGTGTCCGCCGAGTGGCTGCACGCCAACCTGAGGGACCCCAAT GTACTTGATGCCTCTTGGTCAGAAGATGATGGCGAGTTCCTCATTCCAATTGAGTTTATATTGTGTAGGTTTCTTCGTCATGATCTGGATTGCCACAGTCATGTTCAAGTCCAATGA
- the LOC123050072 gene encoding uncharacterized protein isoform X3 has translation MAKCVSGSATTILLPQSIYFLQAINKVIGPFGRVGWARVAEVGCGASPSPSMTQFGIAARFNATSSAVSEAAAANAASGVVHTVPQTEPVVSAEWLHANLRDPNVRVLDASWSEDDGEFLIPIEFILCRFLRHDLDCHSHVQVQ, from the exons ATGGCCAAGTGTGTTTCAG GCAGCGCGACAACAATTCTTCTTCCTCAAAGCATATATTTTCTCCAAGCGATCAACAAAGTGATTGGTCCATTTGGAAG GGTCGGATGGGCGCGCGTGGCGGAGGTCGGGTGCGgggcgtcgccgtcgccgtcgatgACGCAGTTCGGGATCGCCGCGCGCTTCAACGCCACGTCGTCGGCCGTCTCggaagccgccgccgccaacgctgcGTCGGGCGTCGTCCACACGGTGCCGCAGACCGAGCCTGTTGTGTCCGCCGAGTGGCTGCACGCCAACCTGAGGGACCCCAATGTGAGG GTACTTGATGCCTCTTGGTCAGAAGATGATGGCGAGTTCCTCATTCCAATTGAGTTTATATTGTGTAGGTTTCTTCGTCATGATCTGGATTGCCACAGTCATGTTCAAGTCCAATGA
- the LOC123050072 gene encoding uncharacterized protein isoform X4: MAKCVSGSATTILLPQSIYFLQAINKVIGPFGRVGWARVAEVGCGASPSPSMTQFGIAARFNATSSAVSEAAAANAASGVVHTVPQTEPVVSAEWLHANLRDPNVLDASWSEDDGEFLIPIEFILCRFLRHDLDCHSHVQVQ; encoded by the exons ATGGCCAAGTGTGTTTCAG GCAGCGCGACAACAATTCTTCTTCCTCAAAGCATATATTTTCTCCAAGCGATCAACAAAGTGATTGGTCCATTTGGAAG GGTCGGATGGGCGCGCGTGGCGGAGGTCGGGTGCGgggcgtcgccgtcgccgtcgatgACGCAGTTCGGGATCGCCGCGCGCTTCAACGCCACGTCGTCGGCCGTCTCggaagccgccgccgccaacgctgcGTCGGGCGTCGTCCACACGGTGCCGCAGACCGAGCCTGTTGTGTCCGCCGAGTGGCTGCACGCCAACCTGAGGGACCCCAAT GTACTTGATGCCTCTTGGTCAGAAGATGATGGCGAGTTCCTCATTCCAATTGAGTTTATATTGTGTAGGTTTCTTCGTCATGATCTGGATTGCCACAGTCATGTTCAAGTCCAATGA